The Papaver somniferum cultivar HN1 chromosome 3, ASM357369v1, whole genome shotgun sequence genome includes a region encoding these proteins:
- the LOC113362093 gene encoding uncharacterized protein LOC113362093: MAKSSSVFFSLFICFILISFVTFAPSAESQAQSCDYGLAQAIARENCKGEDTSFCEAKCKGLSAALVLGGYGCEQNPADATNSYCVCCYELEFCDSGSWLSSFSSKILFKGLRE, translated from the exons ATGGCTAAAAGCAGTTCAGTTTTCTTCTCCTTGTTCATTTGTTTCATCCTCATTTCCTTTGTCACCTTTGCTCCAT CGGCTGAATCACAAGCTCAGTCTTGCGATTATGGCCTAGCTCAAGCGATAGCACGAGAAAACTGCAAGGGAGAAGACACAAGTTTCTGTGAAGCCAAATGTAAAGGCTTGTCGGCCGCATTAGTACTTGGTGGTTACGGTTGCGAGCAAAACCCTGCAGACGCAACTAACTCTTACTGTGTCTGTTGTTATGAGCTTGAGTTTTGTGACAGTGGATCTTGGTTATCATCGTTTTCATCAAAAATTCTCTTTAAAGGCCTCAGGGAGTAA